One window of Tepidanaerobacter acetatoxydans Re1 genomic DNA carries:
- a CDS encoding DgaE family pyridoxal phosphate-dependent ammonia lyase — protein sequence MNIYQKYGLKQIINASGKMTALGGSALNSMVARAMFEAAQDYVDMQELTIKAGKIIAEMTTAEDGCPTVGAAAGIAISTAALIAGKNLTLIERLPYSEGLSNEIIIQKGHLINFGASIAQMIRLGGGRVVEVGQVNHVKKDHILESISEKTAAIFYVKSHHAAKKGMLSTSEIIEIGREKNIPVIIDAAAEEDIKKYIQNGANLVIYSGGKAIGGPTSGFICGEKELVEACRLQYLGVGRAMKVGKEQIMGLIAALEIYYDRVETKQEELQKAKWIVEQFKNIQGITASIIQDEAGREIYRAQLKFDEKKLKISTDEIINKLERGEPSIFIRNYYANLGIISIDPRTLLSGQEKIIVNRIKEILNIQ from the coding sequence ATGAATATTTACCAAAAATATGGTTTAAAACAGATAATAAATGCAAGCGGGAAAATGACAGCTTTAGGCGGCAGTGCTCTTAACTCGATGGTAGCACGTGCTATGTTTGAAGCTGCTCAAGATTATGTTGATATGCAAGAATTAACAATAAAAGCAGGTAAAATTATTGCAGAAATGACGACGGCTGAAGATGGATGTCCAACAGTAGGGGCGGCTGCTGGTATTGCGATTTCGACAGCGGCTTTAATAGCTGGAAAGAATTTAACTTTGATTGAACGATTACCATATAGTGAAGGACTGAGCAACGAGATAATTATTCAAAAGGGGCATTTAATTAATTTTGGAGCATCAATAGCTCAGATGATCAGATTGGGAGGTGGTAGAGTAGTTGAGGTAGGACAAGTAAACCATGTTAAAAAAGATCACATTTTAGAGTCAATTTCAGAAAAAACTGCCGCGATTTTTTACGTTAAGTCTCACCATGCTGCTAAAAAAGGGATGCTATCAACCTCTGAGATAATTGAAATTGGTAGAGAAAAAAATATACCAGTTATCATAGATGCAGCCGCAGAAGAGGATATAAAAAAATATATTCAAAATGGGGCGAATCTTGTAATATACAGCGGAGGAAAAGCCATAGGTGGGCCAACTTCAGGCTTTATTTGCGGTGAAAAAGAATTAGTTGAAGCTTGCCGACTACAATACTTGGGTGTTGGTCGAGCAATGAAAGTAGGTAAGGAACAGATTATGGGCTTAATTGCAGCATTGGAAATTTACTATGACAGAGTTGAAACCAAGCAAGAAGAATTGCAAAAAGCTAAATGGATAGTTGAACAGTTTAAAAATATTCAAGGAATAACTGCTTCTATTATACAGGATGAAGCAGGAAGAGAAATTTATCGTGCACAGTTAAAGTTTGATGAAAAGAAACTAAAAATTTCAACCGATGAAATTATTAATAAATTAGAAAGGGGCGAACCTTCAATCTTTATTAGAAATTATTACGCAAATTTAGGTATAATAAGCATTGATCCGCGCACTTTGCTTTCTGGTCAAGAAAAAATAATTGTTAACAGAATAAAAGAAATTTTAAACATACAATAA